One genomic window of Amphiura filiformis chromosome 3, Afil_fr2py, whole genome shotgun sequence includes the following:
- the LOC140147492 gene encoding uncharacterized protein, which translates to MLKFLRRSRVFGRGRFVHSSAIFMEDKPITGGTVSSIPYRGDYSQQAADARRKWVESVTKTSLSNLDGWWEPNAQFDEEHLIANIENAIGVIRIPVGVVGPIDIHGKYASGTYFVPASTLEGALLASASRGAALLNKAGGVDAHAYRQRIIRAPTFYCSSAEDAEKVGGWIQSCLPIFHEVVAGVSSRARLKSLDFFIDEERLNVFFAYDSAEAAGQNMSSTCTKACCDWIVDNVKELNIKINNFTVENILSGDKQVSSLNALFGRGVSVVARASIPDGLIESVLKLTADELLRVFAMYRDHHHRAMTPSVQIGNVPNMIAATFAAFGQDLGSVGECSQAFLNVQKGRDLGHVDVELKMPSLAIGTVGGGTLLPTQSQCLAMVGCQGGPNSSRKLAEIIASVCLGADVSLLASFASNTHADSHDKFGRNRPIVE; encoded by the exons ATGTTGAAATTCTTGAGAAGAAGTCGTGTTTTTGGGCGAGGACGTTTCGTGCATTCGTCAGCAATATTCATGGAGGATAAGCCAATTACAGGTGGAACGGTATCGTCTATTCCTTACAG AGGCGACTATAGTCAACAGGCAGCCGATGCCAGACGTAAATGGGTTGAAAGTGTTACCAAAACTTCCCTTAGTAACCTCGATGGTTGGTGGGAGCCAAACGCCCAATTTGACGAAGAGCATCTTATTGCTAACATAGAAAATGCTATCGGTGTTATTCGCATACCTGTTGGTGTCGTTGGTCCGATTGACATCCACGGGAAGTACGCTAGTGGTACATATTTTGTTCCAGCGTCTACGTTAGAAGGCGCTCTACTTGCTTCTGCTTCAAGAGGTGCCGCTCTTCTGAATAAAGCCGGTGGAGTTGACGCACATGCGTACCGGCAGCGGATCATTAGAGCACCAACGTTTTATTGCAGTAGTGCAGAGGACGCGGAAAAAGTTGGAGGTTGGATTCAAAGCTGTTTACCAATCTTTCACGAAGTCGTGGCAGGGGTGTCAAGCAGAGCTCGGCTGAAATCTTTGGATTTCTTCATCGATGAGGAG AGGCTGAATGTGTTTTTCGCCTATGATTCTGCAGAGGCGGCAGGACAAAACATGTCTAGCACCTGCACCAAAGCTTGCTGTGATTGGATCGTAGACAACGTCAAGGAAttgaatatcaaaatcaataatttcacaGTAGAAAACATCCTCTCTGGAGACAAGCAGGTATCTTCGCTGAATGCTCTCTTTGGGCGTGGTGTTTCAGTTGTTGCAAGAGCTTCAATACCGGATGGCTTAATCGAATCAGTACTCAAATTAACGGCTGATGAATTATTGCGCGTCTTTGCAATGTATCGAGATCACCATCACAGAGCCATGACGCCTTCGGTTCAAATCGGTAATGTTCCCAATATGATAGCCGCCACGTTTGCTGCTTTTGGTCAAGATTTGGGCTCCGTTGGAGAATGCTCGCAGGCATTTTTAAATGTTCAGAAAGGTCGAGATCTGGGGCACGTAGATGTTGAATTGAAAATGCCTAGTCTTGCCATAGGAACTGTAGGGGGTGGTACATTATTGCCGACACAATCGCAATGTTTAGCAATGGTCGGTTGTCAAGGGGGTCCAAATTCAAGCCGCAAATTGGCTGAGATTATCGCCAGTGTATGTCTGGGGGCAGATGTGTCTCTGTTGGCTTCATTTGCTTCAAATACACATGCCGACTCCCATGACAAATTTGGTCGCAATCGTCCCATAGTAGAATGA
- the LOC140147491 gene encoding uncharacterized protein, with protein MGVSRLDRIRNTTIRKTLEFTILDRISTKRLRYFGHIQRMPPSRFPKLAFEAHIHGKRPRGRPLKRWSDCLKADCSKVNINSLVKASRLAQDRWKWQDIMKQMAPLNPKLE; from the coding sequence ATGGGAGTGTCACGTCTCGACAGGATCAGAAACACCACCATTCGCAAAACCCTGGAGTTTACCATCCTGGACAGAATATCAACAAAAAGACTCCGATACTTCGGCCATATCCAGAGAATGCCACCATCACGTTTTCCCAAATTAGCATTTGAGGCACATATCCATGGCAAACGCCCAAGAGGGAGACCACTAAAAAGATGGAGTGACTGCCTGAAAGCCGATTGTAGCAAAGTGAACATCAACTCTTTGGTCAAAGCTAGCAGACTAGCTCAAGACAGATGGAAGTGGCAGGACATCATGAAGCAGATGGCACCACTCAACCCCAAGTTGGAGTGA